A stretch of Paenibacillus sp. URB8-2 DNA encodes these proteins:
- a CDS encoding DUF1385 domain-containing protein → MFGGKHVNVTAVRRKNQEITFLEVPRSEKSWVMKLRKIPLLRGLVSIIDASAKGSKHLNYSAEAYAEDESEPEELAKQKKQKGKEEGWSLGMILGVAVMGILSFVFGKVIFTLVPVFVEDFLFRNAFDNYILHNLIEGAIKLVLLLVYLWAISQTPVVKRLFQYHGAEHKVISAFEAGDELTVENVQKHSRLHYRCGSSFMMLTIVLGVIIYSLVPWDTLVQRIVQRLILLPVVIGVSFEVLKGTNAVRELPVLRYLGYPGLWLQLLTTKEPKDDQVEVSIASFNRMRELDAAIEAKGYQQSSVTGGILDPAKG, encoded by the coding sequence ATGTTCGGCGGCAAGCATGTCAATGTGACAGCCGTACGGCGGAAGAATCAAGAGATTACTTTTTTGGAGGTGCCGAGAAGCGAGAAGAGCTGGGTTATGAAACTGCGCAAGATTCCGCTGCTCCGGGGCCTTGTCAGTATTATAGATGCCAGCGCCAAGGGCTCCAAGCATTTGAATTATTCCGCCGAGGCTTATGCGGAAGATGAGAGTGAGCCGGAAGAACTCGCCAAGCAGAAGAAACAGAAAGGTAAAGAAGAAGGCTGGAGCCTCGGCATGATTTTGGGCGTAGCGGTCATGGGTATTCTGTCTTTCGTTTTCGGGAAAGTTATTTTCACCCTCGTTCCCGTATTTGTCGAAGATTTTTTGTTCCGCAATGCATTTGACAACTATATTCTGCACAACCTCATTGAAGGAGCTATCAAGCTCGTGCTGCTGCTCGTCTACCTTTGGGCCATTTCCCAGACCCCTGTGGTCAAAAGATTGTTTCAGTACCACGGCGCAGAGCATAAGGTCATCAGCGCATTCGAAGCCGGCGACGAATTGACGGTCGAGAACGTGCAGAAGCACAGCCGCCTGCATTACCGCTGCGGAAGCAGCTTCATGATGCTGACGATTGTGCTTGGCGTCATCATTTACTCCCTCGTGCCTTGGGATACCCTGGTGCAGCGGATTGTTCAGCGGCTTATTCTGCTGCCGGTCGTTATCGGTGTGTCCTTTGAAGTGCTGAAAGGCACCAACGCTGTACGCGAACTTCCCGTTCTGCGTTATCTGGGCTATCCCGGACTGTGGCTACAGCTGCTCACAACGAAAGAACCAAAGGACGATCAGGTGGAAGTATCGATCGCTTCCTTCAACCGCATGCGCGAATTGGATGCGGCCATCGAAGCAAAAGGATATCAACAATCAAGTGTAACCGGAGGCATATTGGACCCTGCGAAAGGATGA
- a CDS encoding cytochrome c biogenesis CcdA family protein, with product MSNINAGIALAAGLASFISPCCLPLYPSYLSYITGLSVRQLRTGEQRREARFRTVSHTLAFVLGFSAVFYTLGFGAGVFGQFFIGQRELIRQLSAILIIVMGLFLLGIFQPRFLMRERKLELSRRPAGYIGSFIFGIGFSAGWSPCIGPILTAIIALSASEPGTWLKLITAYSIGFALPFFLLAFFVGGARRLLKYSGPLMKIGGALMVFMGVLLFTDQMFRITIWLQGVTPSWLKF from the coding sequence ATGTCCAACATTAACGCGGGAATCGCTTTGGCCGCCGGTCTGGCTTCATTCATTTCCCCCTGCTGTCTGCCACTGTATCCTTCCTATTTATCTTACATAACCGGACTGTCGGTACGGCAGCTGAGAACGGGAGAGCAGCGGAGAGAAGCCCGTTTTCGGACGGTAAGCCATACGCTGGCTTTTGTTCTCGGATTTTCCGCCGTCTTTTATACGCTTGGCTTCGGAGCCGGAGTATTCGGGCAGTTCTTCATCGGACAGCGCGAGCTGATCCGGCAGTTGTCCGCCATCCTGATCATTGTGATGGGACTGTTTCTGCTCGGTATTTTCCAGCCCCGTTTCCTGATGCGCGAGCGCAAGCTGGAACTCAGCCGCAGACCTGCGGGCTATATCGGCTCTTTCATTTTCGGCATCGGCTTCTCGGCAGGCTGGTCGCCCTGCATCGGTCCGATCCTGACGGCGATTATCGCCCTGTCGGCGAGCGAGCCGGGAACCTGGCTGAAACTGATCACGGCCTACAGCATCGGGTTCGCACTTCCTTTTTTCCTGCTGGCATTCTTTGTCGGGGGTGCGCGGCGGCTGCTGAAATATTCAGGTCCCTTGATGAAGATCGGCGGGGCGCTGATGGTGTTTATGGGCGTCCTGCTGTTTACGGACCAGATGTTCCGGATTACCATTTGGCTTCAGGGAGTAACCCCAAGCTGGCTTAAATTCTAA
- the mntR gene encoding transcriptional regulator MntR, giving the protein MPTPSMEDYLERIYKLIDEKGYARVSDIAEGLEVHPSSVTKMIQKLDKDEYLIYEKYRGLVLTTKGKKVGKRLVDRHKLLEEFLATIGVQEQNIYRDVEGIEHHLSWDSITCIESLVEFFRRDENRVRALNEIHQELYSDS; this is encoded by the coding sequence ATGCCAACTCCCAGCATGGAGGATTATTTGGAGCGCATATACAAGCTGATTGATGAAAAAGGATATGCGCGGGTTTCGGATATTGCCGAGGGGCTAGAAGTGCATCCCTCTTCCGTTACCAAGATGATCCAAAAACTGGATAAGGACGAATATCTCATCTATGAGAAGTATCGCGGGCTCGTCCTGACCACCAAAGGAAAAAAAGTAGGGAAACGCCTTGTGGACCGCCACAAGCTGCTGGAAGAATTTCTCGCGACGATTGGCGTCCAGGAGCAGAATATTTACAGGGATGTCGAAGGCATCGAGCATCATCTGAGCTGGGATTCCATTACCTGCATCGAGTCGCTTGTGGAATTTTTCCGCCGCGATGAAAATAGAGTTCGGGCGCTAAATGAGATTCACCAGGAACTATACAGCGATTCTTAA
- a CDS encoding patatin-like phospholipase family protein: protein MEINAVFEGGGVKGISLAGAVQASEEAGVTFGRVAGTSSGSIVASLLAAGYSGEEMSRIIQGTSFRSFLKRSPIFNTKLIGPALRVMLKKGLYSGEALESWIGGILRQKGIVSFRDLPPGKLSIIASDITDGRLVVLPEGLEEYGINPDYFEVAKAVRMSCSIPYFFDPVMLRRNGKAAAGKSFADQFVYMVDGGLLSNFPMWLFEGKETGQLGAVKVPVVGYQMVGRTAPQAHRITGPFSMLQALVGTMLSAHDERYIEQEKVVRTVKIPTLGIGTVQFELTSEQSIALYDSGYRAGKEFFQKWRPVRLDKLPKINKKASSHS from the coding sequence ATGGAGATCAATGCGGTGTTTGAAGGCGGCGGCGTAAAAGGCATTTCACTTGCGGGAGCGGTTCAGGCGTCGGAGGAGGCGGGCGTAACATTTGGAAGGGTGGCAGGGACCTCCTCGGGCTCCATTGTCGCCTCGCTGCTCGCAGCCGGGTACAGCGGGGAGGAAATGAGCAGAATTATTCAGGGCACCTCGTTCCGATCTTTTTTAAAACGGTCGCCCATCTTCAATACAAAGCTGATCGGTCCGGCCTTGCGGGTCATGCTGAAAAAAGGGCTGTATTCGGGAGAGGCGCTGGAATCATGGATAGGCGGTATTTTGCGGCAAAAGGGGATTGTATCCTTCCGGGATCTTCCTCCGGGCAAGCTGTCGATTATCGCTTCCGACATAACGGACGGACGGCTTGTCGTCTTGCCGGAGGGACTCGAAGAATACGGAATCAATCCCGATTATTTTGAGGTGGCCAAGGCGGTGCGCATGAGCTGCAGCATCCCGTACTTCTTTGATCCCGTGATGCTGCGCAGAAATGGGAAAGCGGCGGCGGGGAAGTCTTTTGCCGATCAGTTCGTGTACATGGTGGACGGGGGATTACTGAGCAACTTCCCGATGTGGCTGTTTGAGGGAAAAGAGACGGGCCAGCTGGGAGCGGTAAAGGTTCCGGTAGTCGGCTATCAGATGGTAGGACGCACGGCACCGCAGGCTCACCGGATCACCGGACCGTTCAGCATGCTTCAGGCGCTTGTCGGAACGATGCTGTCGGCGCATGACGAGCGCTATATCGAGCAGGAGAAGGTTGTCCGCACCGTCAAAATTCCCACACTCGGCATCGGTACAGTCCAATTCGAGCTGACCTCTGAACAGAGCATCGCGTTGTACGATTCCGGATACCGGGCGGGAAAGGAATTTTTTCAGAAATGGCGTCCGGTCCGGCTGGATAAGCTGCCTAAAATAAATAAAAAAGCGTCTTCGCACTCCTAA
- a CDS encoding family 10 glycosylhydrolase → MKLKKWFIGMMLMLLCVPLLSSGAARAASAVITLELDGMTLASDVPPYITAKYVTMVPLGVISKGLGAQVQWNQSTRTVTITKDDNELMLTSGKKTAAVNGSSVSLDNSVEIRQGRIMVPIRFVAEQLGLQVVWNHAAKQISLYTGAEPPQVSDPVEPTVPTVPTPTVPSIPAPTVPTVPTIPGAGSKAMKGVWISTVFNLDWPSSSSIGKIDQQKKELGSLLDKLKAVGFNAVFVQVRPSGDSLYPSSIVPWSKVLTGTQGKDPGYDPLQFMIAAAHDRGMQFHAWFNPFRATTDAGTASLAVNHVAKSHPEWIVKAGEKLYINPGIPEARQSIIDTVLEVVKGYDIDGVHLDDYFYPSSTFDDDSSFKTYNAKAIVSKADWRRDNINDFVRELGKQIHAIKPAVSYGISPFGVWRNINKDSTGSDTSASVSAYDDMYADVRTWIRQGWVDYVAPQIYWSLSFEKARYDKLVDWWVDEVKNTGVKLYIGQAAYKVATDKSPEWQSGEQIINQLKFNEKYAEVQGSIMFRANDIVVRNPAGLSSLLTFYFKS, encoded by the coding sequence ATGAAACTGAAGAAATGGTTCATCGGAATGATGCTGATGCTGCTCTGCGTTCCGCTGCTGTCTTCCGGCGCCGCACGGGCGGCTTCGGCCGTGATCACACTGGAGCTTGACGGTATGACGCTTGCCAGCGACGTGCCGCCTTATATTACCGCCAAGTATGTCACCATGGTTCCGCTGGGGGTTATCAGCAAGGGGCTTGGCGCGCAGGTACAGTGGAATCAGAGCACCAGGACCGTCACGATCACCAAAGACGACAATGAGCTAATGCTCACTAGCGGCAAAAAAACGGCTGCAGTCAACGGCTCATCCGTTTCCCTGGACAACTCGGTCGAGATCCGGCAGGGACGGATTATGGTGCCGATCCGGTTCGTAGCGGAGCAGCTTGGGCTTCAGGTCGTCTGGAATCACGCTGCGAAGCAGATTTCGCTGTATACGGGAGCGGAGCCTCCCCAGGTCAGCGATCCGGTGGAGCCGACCGTCCCGACCGTTCCGACTCCGACCGTTCCCAGCATACCGGCGCCAACCGTGCCGACGGTTCCGACCATTCCCGGTGCCGGCAGCAAGGCGATGAAAGGGGTATGGATTTCCACCGTTTTCAATCTGGATTGGCCTTCATCGTCTTCAATCGGAAAGATCGATCAGCAGAAAAAAGAGTTGGGCAGCCTGCTCGACAAGCTGAAGGCGGTCGGCTTCAACGCTGTATTTGTGCAGGTGCGTCCCAGCGGCGACAGCCTATACCCGTCCTCGATCGTTCCCTGGTCGAAGGTGCTGACCGGCACTCAGGGCAAGGACCCAGGCTATGATCCGCTCCAGTTTATGATTGCCGCGGCGCATGACCGCGGAATGCAGTTCCATGCCTGGTTCAATCCGTTTCGTGCGACAACGGACGCCGGAACGGCCTCGCTTGCGGTCAATCATGTCGCCAAGTCTCATCCAGAGTGGATCGTCAAGGCGGGCGAAAAGCTATACATCAACCCGGGAATTCCGGAGGCCCGTCAGAGCATCATCGATACGGTGCTTGAAGTCGTGAAAGGCTACGACATCGACGGCGTTCATCTGGACGATTATTTCTATCCGTCTTCCACTTTTGATGACGATAGCTCGTTCAAGACCTATAACGCCAAGGCCATCGTCAGCAAAGCCGACTGGCGACGGGATAACATCAACGACTTCGTTCGCGAGCTGGGGAAGCAGATTCACGCGATTAAGCCTGCCGTTTCGTACGGCATCAGCCCGTTCGGCGTCTGGCGCAATATCAATAAAGACAGCACCGGCTCGGATACATCGGCAAGCGTGTCCGCGTACGACGATATGTACGCAGATGTGCGGACCTGGATTCGGCAGGGCTGGGTCGACTATGTCGCGCCGCAAATCTATTGGAGCCTGTCTTTTGAGAAGGCGAGATACGATAAGCTGGTGGACTGGTGGGTTGATGAGGTGAAGAATACGGGCGTGAAGCTGTATATCGGCCAAGCGGCTTACAAGGTGGCTACGGACAAGAGTCCGGAGTGGCAGAGCGGCGAACAGATTATCAACCAGTTGAAGTTCAACGAAAAATACGCCGAAGTGCAGGGCAGCATCATGTTCCGGGCAAATGATATTGTGGTCCGGAATCCGGCAGGCCTAAGCAGTCTGCTGACGTTTTATTTTAAATCCTGA
- a CDS encoding metal ABC transporter permease, translating to MEILFSDFFQRALAGGLLIGITAPLMGVFLVLRRLSMIGDTLAHVTIAGVALGFLAGFYPLGAGLIFAVAASFAIEKLRKAYKSYAELSIAVMMSGGVALASLFFTLGKGYNADVMSYLFGSIYTLDNTDLLVVGLVTVAVITVVTLFFKEFFLLSFEEDAANVSGLPVKMLNMLITILTALVISTAIKIVGSLLVSALLTIPVAISLLLSRSFRISVILSVVIAEIAVVSGLVIAGIWNLAPGATIVLLLIALLVLTLIGKKGVRV from the coding sequence TTGGAAATTCTGTTCAGCGATTTTTTTCAGCGGGCGCTTGCGGGCGGTCTGCTGATTGGAATTACGGCGCCGCTTATGGGCGTTTTTCTTGTGCTCAGACGGCTGTCGATGATTGGAGACACGCTGGCACATGTAACGATCGCCGGTGTGGCGCTCGGATTTTTGGCCGGCTTTTATCCGCTGGGAGCGGGACTGATCTTTGCCGTCGCGGCTTCCTTCGCAATCGAGAAGCTGCGTAAAGCCTATAAGAGCTATGCGGAGCTATCGATCGCCGTAATGATGTCGGGCGGCGTGGCGCTGGCCTCTTTATTTTTCACCTTAGGAAAAGGGTATAACGCCGATGTGATGAGCTACCTGTTCGGCAGCATTTATACGCTCGACAATACGGACCTTCTGGTCGTCGGCCTTGTCACCGTTGCGGTGATTACCGTGGTGACGCTGTTCTTCAAAGAATTCTTTCTGCTCAGTTTCGAGGAAGATGCCGCCAACGTCAGCGGATTGCCCGTGAAGATGCTCAATATGTTGATTACGATTCTAACGGCTCTGGTCATCAGTACAGCCATTAAGATCGTCGGCTCGCTGCTTGTATCAGCGCTTCTGACGATCCCGGTAGCCATCAGCCTGCTGCTTTCACGCAGCTTTAGGATATCCGTTATTTTGTCCGTCGTTATTGCCGAAATTGCCGTTGTAAGCGGGCTGGTCATCGCGGGGATCTGGAATCTGGCGCCGGGTGCGACGATCGTGCTTCTGCTAATCGCCTTACTCGTGCTGACGCTGATAGGCAAAAAAGGAGTACGGGTATAG